From the genome of Agromyces intestinalis:
GTCTCGAAGATGTCGGGCGTCGGCCAGAACGTGGTCGTCGTGCCGGTGATCGACTCGTCGATCGCCTCGTCCTGCGAGAGCGGCGCGTCGGGCACGCCCAGGTGGTAGGTCTGACGCCAGACGTGGCCCTGCCGGCGCACCTCGACCTCGAACCGGGTCGAGAGCGCGTTCACGACCGACGCGCCGACACCGTGCAGGCCGCCCGAGACCGCGTATCCGCCGCCGCCGAACTTGCCGCCCGCGTGCAGCACGGTGTGGACGACCTCGACGGTCGAGCGGCCCTCGGTGCGGTGGGTGTCGACCGGAATGCCGCGGCCGTCGTCGATGACGCGAATGCCGCCGTCGGCGAGGATCGTCACGTCGATGTCGGTGGCATACCCCGCGAGCGCCTCATCGACCGAGTTGTCGACGATCTCGTACACGAGGTGGTGCAGGCCGCGCGGACCCGTCGAGCCGATGTACATGCCCGGTCGCTTGCGGACCGCTTCGAGGCCCTCGAGTACCTGGATCGCGTCGGCGCCGTATTCGGGCGCACTCTGGGCCTTCGTCGGTTCCGCTGTCATGGGTGAATCAGGCTCCAAACCGTCGTTCTGGCGACTCTCGATCCTATCGCACCGAGGCCGCCACCCTGGTCGGAATACGCCGTTCTGAGGCGATTACAAGGTCGAAGCGACCGAATTCGGTTCCCTAGCCGTAGGTATCGCGTGGGCCACGCCCTGGAACCGATCTGGGGCCGTGTTTCCAGGTGGGGGCGTCCGGTCCTTGGAAGCGGATGGTGTCGACGCCCGCGTCGGGGTTCCGCTCGAGGATCCGCGAGAGCAGTTCGGAGCGCATCATCCGCAACTGCGTCGCCCACGCCGTCGACTCGCAGCGCACCTGCAGCACCCCGCCCTCGATCGCGACCGGCTCGGAGTGCTTCGCGATCTCGGCACCCGCGATCTCGGCCCAGTTCGAGAGCAGGTCGTGCTGCGACAGCGGACCCTGCCAGCCGAGTTGCGTGCTGAGCTGGTCGATGGCGTCGCCGAGCGGCTTCGGGTCGCGGCCCGGCGCGAACGGCTCGCTGCCGGTTCGGGCCGCGGCCTCCGCCCCGTCGCGCCGCAGCCGGCGGCGCGGCCGGTCGTCGCCGAAGATCTCGCGGAAGTGGCGGTAGAGGCGGGATGCCTCGGAGGTCTCAGCCATCGGATGCCTCCCCCGCACGTTCGCCGTCGACGATGCGCCCGGCCTCGATGTGCACGATACGCGCGGTCAGCGGTTCGGGCACGTCCTCGAGCACGGCCGCCGTCACGAGGACCTGCTCGTAGCCCGAGATCGCGGCGGCCAGTCGTTCACGCCGGCGGCGGTCGAGCTCGGCGAACACGTCGTCGAGCACCAGCACCGGGTCGCCCGTCGACGAGTCGCGGCGCAGCAGCTCGGCCGCGGCAAGCCGCAGCGCGAGGGCGAACGACCACGATTCGCCGTGGCTCGCGTACCCCTTCGCCGGCAGCTCGTTGAGCAGCAGCAGCACGTCGTCGCGGTGCGGGCCGGCGAGCGTCACACCGCGCTCGAGCTCTTTCGGACGAAGTCGTTCGAGTGCGGCGGCGAAGCGGTCGGCGGTGCTCGCCCCCTCCCCGACGACGGGTGCGAGTCCTGCAGCCGGTTGCTGAGCTGCACCTGGGTCTTCGGCGTCGGCCCCATCGATCGAGAGCACCGCACGCAACGTCGGCCCGTGGTCGGCGTCGACGATCGCGCCGTACGCGACCGCGAGCGGCTCGGCCAGGTCGGCGATGAGCGCCACACGGCGATCGATCAGCTCGGAGCCGAGCTCGACGAGCCGTTCGTCCCAGATATCGAGCGTCGGCAGTGCGGCCGCCGACAGGCCGCGTGCGCGAGCCGACTTCAGCAGGGAGTTGCGCTGGCGCAGCACTCGGTCGTAGTCGGCCATCACGCCCGACAACCTCGGTGTCAGTTGCACGAGAAGCTCGTCGAGCATGCGACGCCGCACCGACGGCTCGCCCCGCACGATCGCGAGGTCTTCGGGCGCGAAGAGCACCGAGTGCGCCACGCGCGGCAGGTCGCGGGGCTTGGCCGGCGACCGGTTCACCTGGGCGCGGTTGGGACCTTGGCGGTTGAGCTGCAGTTCGACGAGGACCTCGCGGTCGCCGTGCGCGAGCAGCGCGCGCACGATCGCGGCGTCGGCACCGGCGCGGATCAGCGGTTGGTCGCCCGACACCCGGTGCGAGCCGAGGGTGGCCAGGTAGCCGATCGACTCGACCAGGTTCGTCTTGCCCTGGCCGTTGCGCCCGACCAGCACGGTCGCGCCGGGCTCGAGGTCGAGCTCGGCGCGCGCGTAGTTGCGGTAATCGGTGAGCGAGAGCCGGACGACGTGCACGCAGGGCTCCCTTCGACGATTCGGCTCATCACGCTACCGCCGACCTCCGACCCCGTGCTGGTCGAGCAGCTGGTCGAGCAACTCCGAAGGGGCTCGTCTCGAGGTGCGTCCGACTCCGTCGGGCGCACCTCGGCCTGCGCAGGGCCGGACCTCAGCGCAGCAGCAGGTTCGGCTGCAGCAGGTAGCGGTACGTGTCGGCGCCCGCCTGCTCGCGCGAGGTCTGGCTGGTGATGAGCACCGGGCCGGGCTTGTTCGGGTTCTCGGTCTTCGTGAACGAGATGCGCACGAACTCGCTCGGCACGGCGCTCAAGCCGTCGAGCAGGAACTGCGGCTTGAGCGACACCACGGTGTCGTCGCCGGTGAGGATCGCGTCGACCTGCTCGGACGCCTGCGCCTGCTCGCTGCCGATCGCCTCGAGCACCAGACCGTCTTGGCTGAAGCTGTAGCGCAGCGCGGCCTCGCGCTCGAGCACCAGGGCCACGCGTCGGGTGGCCTCGATGAGCTCGGCCGTGTTCATCACCGCGTAGTTGTCGACGGTGTCGGGGAACAGCCGGCGCACCGGAGGGAAGTTGCCCTTGATGAGCAGCGACGTCACCGTCTTCTTCTCGGCGCTGAACGCGATGAGCTCGCGGTCGTCTCGGCTGGTGATCGCGACCGAGATCGTTCCCGAGTGCCCGAAGGTCTTGCCGACCTCCTGCAGGGTGCGGGCCGGCACGAGCGCCGTGAGCTCGGTGCTGTCGGCAACGCCGCCGCCGTCCCATTCGATCTCGCGGATCGCGACGCGGTAGCGGTCGGTCGCGACGAGGCTCAGGTTGTTCTCGCGCACCTCGAGCTGCACGCCCGTGATGACGGGGGTCACGTCGTCACGCGACGCGGCGACCGCGACCTGCGCGACGGCGGCCGCGAACTCATCGGCCGGCACGACACCCGATTGCTCGCCGATCTCGGGAATCGACGGGTACTCCTCGACCGGCATCGACAGCAGCGTGAAGGTCGCCGAGCCGCAGCTGACCGAGATGCGGCTGTCTTCGGTGGCGATGCGGACGGGCGCGTTCGGCAGGCGGCCGGCGATCTCGGCGAGCAGGCGGCCCGAGACGAGCACGGTGCCCGGCTCTTCGACGTCGGCCTGGATCTCGGTGCGGCTCGACACCTCGTAGTCGAACGAGCTCAGCACCAGCCCGTCGGCCGTGGCCTCGATGAGCACGCCGGAGAGGATCGGCAGGGTGGTGCGCTGGGGCAGCAGCTTGACGGCGAACGAGACCGCCTCACTGAAGACGTCGCGATTGACCTGGAACTTCACGGTTCTCCCGTCGTGGTGCAGCTGGATGGCATCCCCATGCTATCGGGACGGCTGCGGCGCGCACGGGCGAGTTCCGACGCGCTGCGGGGCCCGCTCGCGACCGTTCCTCACAGTTGTGGAAATCCTGTGGATTGTTAACGAGCAACCGCCTGGCGCCTGTTGAGACGGCGAGGCGCCATGTGGACAACGTGCGGCGCGACATCCGGCCGGCCGACCCCCGACCTCTCGAATCCCACACACCGTGCACAGCTCGCATGACCGCCGATCGGCGCGCTGATGCGGATCGCCGAACACCATCCACAGTTTCCACAACGGTTAACACCGTTAAGAGACAGTTGGTTAACCGATGGGCTCCGACAACCTCGCGTTGTCGAGCGATCGGATGTCGCGGCTGACGCCGCGGCTCAGCGCACGCGCGACGTCTGCTTGATCCGCGAGGTCAGCTCGGTGACCTGGTTGTAGATCGAGCGTCGTTCCTTCATGAGTTCGGAGATCTTCTTGTTCGCGTACATCACCGTGGTGTGGTCGCGATTGCCGAACAGCTGCCCGATCTTCGGCAGCGACAGACTCGTCATCTCGCGGCAGAGATACATCGCGATCTGGCGCGCGGTCGCGACCGCCTGCGAGCGGCTCGACCCGTACAGGTCGTCGACCGTGAGCTTGAAGTAGTCGGCCGTCGCCGTGATGATGTCGACCGGCGCCACGACGTTGTCCGTGTCATCCGTGATGAGGTCTTTCAGCACCGTCTGCACCAGGGGCATGTCGACCGGAGTGCGGTTGAGGCTCGCGAACGCCGTCACGCGGATCAAGGTGCCCTCGAGCTCGCGGATGTTGCTCGACACCTTCGACGCCATGTATTCCAGGATGTCGTCGGGCACTTGCAGCTGCTCCGACTGCGCCTTCTTGCGCAGGATCGCGATGCGCGTCTCGAGGTCGGGCGCCTGCACGTCGGTGATGAGGCCCCACTCGAAGCGGCTGCGCATGCGGTCCTCGAAGCCGGTCAGGTGCTTCGGCGGCACGTCGCTCGTGATCACGACCTGCTTGTTGTGATCGTGCAGGTTGTTGAACGTGTGGAAGAACGCCTCCTGCGTCTCGGCCTTGCCCTGCAGGAACTGGATGTCGTCGATGAGCAGGATGTCGACGTTGCGGTACCGCTGCTGGAAGAGCGAACCGCGGTTGTTCGCGATCGAGTTGATGAAGTCGTTCGTGAATTCCTCGGAAGAGACGTACCGTACGCGGATGCCCGGGTACAGGCTCATCGCGTAGTGCCCGATCGCGTGCAGCAGGTGGGTCTTGCCCAGGCCCGAGTCGCCGTAGATGAACAGCGGGTTGTAGGCCTTCGCCGGCGCCTCGGCCACCGCGACCGCAGCCGCGTGCGCGAAGCGGTTGGACTGGCCGATCACGAAGCTGTCGAACGAGTACTTCGGGTTCAGGCGCGCGTCGCGCGGACGATCGGCGGATGTCTCGAACACTGCGTGCGGAGCGCCCGGGAAGTCGACGCTGTCGGGGAGATCCTCGACGGCGCGCAGCATCGGACCGCCGGCCGAGCCGACTGTGCCGGCCGTGCCGCCGCCGATCCCGAGCGCGCTGCCAGGAGCCGGCGCGGCGTTCTCGGGTGCGCGCGGCTCTTCGAGCTCGGGGTTCACCACCACGTAGAACGAGGTGACCGGCGGACCCGTGATCGCGGTCATCGCGTGCAGCAGGGGCACCCGCATGCGCTGGTTCAGCATGCTCGCGGTGAAGTCGTTCGGCACCTCGAGATAGAACGTGCCGCCACCGATGCCCTTGGGCAGCACGAGGTTGAGGAACCCCTGCAGCATCGGGGTGATGCTCTCGTCTTCGCTCAGGCGATCCAGGACCGCTGCCCAGACATCGGTGATGGGCTGTTCGGTCATGGGCTCCCCGCAATCATCGGCGCCATCGACGCACCGTTCGTCGTTATTCCCCCGAACGACGTGCGAGCGGGCGCGATGGTAACTGTTCACAACGTTATCCACGGGCTGTGGGTGGTAGGGGCCGATGCCCGAGATTCCGCGCCGCAGGCTGGGGATAACTGGTTGAACACGCTAGCGAATGCGCCCGGGCACGACAAATGCCGAGAGCGTGATCAGCGGGCCCGGGCGTGTCGATCCACAGCCGCTGCGCAGGTCCGCGCGATACTTTGAGGTTCGGACCAGACGCCTGTGCCGGGGTCCGAGTTTGACCGCGCGCCGATCAAGCCGTAGTTTTAATCAGTTGACCGCAGCCCTTCGGGGCACTGAGCTTTCCCGCCGGAGCACCTGTGACGCTCCCATGCGCGGAGCATCCGACACCTCCGGAGTAGAGAATGAGCAAGCGTACTTTCCAGCCGAACAACCGTCGTCGCGCCAAGAAGCACGGCTTCCGCCTTCGCATGCGCACGCGCGCGGGTCGCGCCATCCTCGCGGCACGCCGCCGCAAGGGGCGCACCGAACTCTCCGCGTAGTCCGTTCGGTGCTCGCCAAAGCCAACCGCCTCACGAGCGCCGACGACTACCGGTCGGTGGTACGTCGTGGGGCGAAGGTCGCCGGTGCCCACACGGTGAGCTATCTGCGCTCCCGTGAAGCTGGCTCCGACGCGCGCTTCGGCTTCATCGTCTCGAAGAAGGTCGGCACCGCCGTTCGCCGCAATCTCGTTCGCCGTCGTCTCAAGGCCGCATGCCACGAACTCGTGTCCGAGGGCATCACCGGCGTCGATGTGGTGGTGCGTGCACTGCCGACCGCCGCAGCCGCAGACTGGGCGGCACTGCGCGCCGAGGTTCGTCGAGCCGCGCACGACCGCCGGGTCGTGCGCGGCTCGTCGTCGTATTCAGCGGGGCCCGTGTCAGCGGGCTCGGAGTCGTCAGTGGGTGATGGGCATGCGTGACCTCGCCCTGTTCGTGCTGCTGCTGCCCCGCAATCTCGGCGTCCTGCTGCTTCGGGGCTACCGTGCTGTGATCTCGCCGCTCTACGGCGACGTCTGCCGCTACTATCCGTCGTGCTCGGCCTACGGGCTCGGGGCCGTGCAGCAGCGCGGGCTGGTCGTCGGTTCGGCTCTCGCGGCGTGGCGCATCCTCCGCTGCAATCCGTGGTCGCGCGGCGGCGTCGACGACGTGCGCCCCGCCCGGCACGACCGGTATCGCCTCACTCCGTTCGGGTGGGTGCTTCCCGCCGCCTGGGTCACCGGTTCCGGGGCGTCCTCGGATCGCACAGCCCACGAACTCCACTCCCATGCCACCGGCACCCGGCCCGTGGCATCCCGGCTCTCCCCCGTTTCATCCCGAAAGGCCTGATCCCCTCCATGGACCCCATCGGCTTCATCCTCTGGCCCATCAAGTGGGCCATCGAGGTCATCCTCGTCGCCTTCCACTGGCTGTGGACCTCCATCGGCATGGACCCCGACGGCGGTGCGACCTGGGTCCTGTCGATCGTCGGCCTCGTCATCGTGGTGCGCGCAGCGCTCATCCCGATCTTCGTGCGCCAGATCAAGAGCCAGCGCCGCATGCTCGAGGTGGCGCCACAGCTCAAG
Proteins encoded in this window:
- a CDS encoding DUF721 domain-containing protein — its product is MAETSEASRLYRHFREIFGDDRPRRRLRRDGAEAAARTGSEPFAPGRDPKPLGDAIDQLSTQLGWQGPLSQHDLLSNWAEIAGAEIAKHSEPVAIEGGVLQVRCESTAWATQLRMMRSELLSRILERNPDAGVDTIRFQGPDAPTWKHGPRSVPGRGPRDTYG
- the recF gene encoding DNA replication/repair protein RecF (All proteins in this family for which functions are known are DNA-binding proteins that assist the filamentation of RecA onto DNA for the initiation of recombination or recombinational repair.), which gives rise to MHVVRLSLTDYRNYARAELDLEPGATVLVGRNGQGKTNLVESIGYLATLGSHRVSGDQPLIRAGADAAIVRALLAHGDREVLVELQLNRQGPNRAQVNRSPAKPRDLPRVAHSVLFAPEDLAIVRGEPSVRRRMLDELLVQLTPRLSGVMADYDRVLRQRNSLLKSARARGLSAAALPTLDIWDERLVELGSELIDRRVALIADLAEPLAVAYGAIVDADHGPTLRAVLSIDGADAEDPGAAQQPAAGLAPVVGEGASTADRFAAALERLRPKELERGVTLAGPHRDDVLLLLNELPAKGYASHGESWSFALALRLAAAELLRRDSSTGDPVLVLDDVFAELDRRRRERLAAAISGYEQVLVTAAVLEDVPEPLTARIVHIEAGRIVDGERAGEASDG
- the dnaN gene encoding DNA polymerase III subunit beta, yielding MKFQVNRDVFSEAVSFAVKLLPQRTTLPILSGVLIEATADGLVLSSFDYEVSSRTEIQADVEEPGTVLVSGRLLAEIAGRLPNAPVRIATEDSRISVSCGSATFTLLSMPVEEYPSIPEIGEQSGVVPADEFAAAVAQVAVAASRDDVTPVITGVQLEVRENNLSLVATDRYRVAIREIEWDGGGVADSTELTALVPARTLQEVGKTFGHSGTISVAITSRDDRELIAFSAEKKTVTSLLIKGNFPPVRRLFPDTVDNYAVMNTAELIEATRRVALVLEREAALRYSFSQDGLVLEAIGSEQAQASEQVDAILTGDDTVVSLKPQFLLDGLSAVPSEFVRISFTKTENPNKPGPVLITSQTSREQAGADTYRYLLQPNLLLR
- the dnaA gene encoding chromosomal replication initiator protein DnaA, yielding MTEQPITDVWAAVLDRLSEDESITPMLQGFLNLVLPKGIGGGTFYLEVPNDFTASMLNQRMRVPLLHAMTAITGPPVTSFYVVVNPELEEPRAPENAAPAPGSALGIGGGTAGTVGSAGGPMLRAVEDLPDSVDFPGAPHAVFETSADRPRDARLNPKYSFDSFVIGQSNRFAHAAAVAVAEAPAKAYNPLFIYGDSGLGKTHLLHAIGHYAMSLYPGIRVRYVSSEEFTNDFINSIANNRGSLFQQRYRNVDILLIDDIQFLQGKAETQEAFFHTFNNLHDHNKQVVITSDVPPKHLTGFEDRMRSRFEWGLITDVQAPDLETRIAILRKKAQSEQLQVPDDILEYMASKVSSNIRELEGTLIRVTAFASLNRTPVDMPLVQTVLKDLITDDTDNVVAPVDIITATADYFKLTVDDLYGSSRSQAVATARQIAMYLCREMTSLSLPKIGQLFGNRDHTTVMYANKKISELMKERRSIYNQVTELTSRIKQTSRVR
- the rpmH gene encoding 50S ribosomal protein L34, with the protein product MSKRTFQPNNRRRAKKHGFRLRMRTRAGRAILAARRRKGRTELSA
- the rnpA gene encoding ribonuclease P protein component codes for the protein MLAKANRLTSADDYRSVVRRGAKVAGAHTVSYLRSREAGSDARFGFIVSKKVGTAVRRNLVRRRLKAACHELVSEGITGVDVVVRALPTAAAADWAALRAEVRRAAHDRRVVRGSSSYSAGPVSAGSESSVGDGHA